A segment of the Maridesulfovibrio zosterae DSM 11974 genome:
TCTCTGCGATGCCAGAAGTTGCCTGAAAATTGAAAAGGACAATGATTGACCGAATATTTCATTGCTTATGAAGCTTTCACGTAATTCAGGAATTACTTCATTCATAAGTCTGAACAGGCATTCCGAGTCGAGCAGGTAGCGGTTCCACAGAGTACCGCCACGCTGACGCAGCATTTCAGCCATATCCTGCATGCTGTCAGCCAGTTCAGATAAGGTTTCAATATCTTTGAATCCATCAATGCAAACCCGCAGTACTTCGGAACGTAATTCTTCAGTACTATCCGGATTATCAACAAGGTTTCCGTTTTCATCACTGTATACAGGAACAAAATCATTGGGATCTGCGTATGGAGCGCCATTGCGAAGTTGATTTTCCCATTGATGGAAGATGGTCCTTAACGGCTGCTCTTCATTGACTTCCAGCATTTTTAGATAGGGATGTCTGATAAGAGCCAGAATATCTTTCCAGTGAAACGTATTTCCACTGCGGTTTTCCTGTAATTTCAGGATCGCTTCAAGTAAACCGTTCAGTGCCGATCTCCCAAGAGGGTAGCCCATACTGATGTTTACATCCTGTTCCGGAAGGTGATGCATAACTGGAAGTAATAATGATGTATCCGGCAGAACAACTGCACAACCGTTAATTTCTCCAGAACAAAGTTCATCCCTCATTGCAGATAATTGTGAATGACGGTCAAATCCTTCAAAGAATTTCAGTTCAGGCAGCGTGTGGCTGTTTTCAGATGAGTGATTCGATACAGCTTCTGCTTTCCAGTTATGCAGCCAGTGAAGATGCTCCTTAACTGCAAAATGGCTTTTTGCTCCTTCAGCTAAAGCAGGGTCGCTGTGCCAGATAATTTCCATTTGCATTTGTTCCCAGAGATAGTGAAAGAACATATCTTCCACTCCGCTTAAACCATAGAAACCGGCCAGATAAAGCTTGCGACCTTTTAAGGCTTCTTCCAGCTTATCAAAATTGGCAACAAGGCTTTTGCTTTCAAGGCCTGATGTTGTCCAGTCCCGTCTGTCCAGTTCTTCAAGATATCTGACATAAATAATTTCTATTTCTTCAAGCAGGGCAGCAGCCCAGTCCAGCACTTCACCCTGCAGCATGTTCAGGTTGCGTGGCTTTATATCTTGACGCAGCAGCTCATCTAGAAGTGAAGCCAACCTTGTTCCCCATGGGAAAAACTGCTGCAGGTCAGTAGGAAGTTTTGAAAGCATCCCCGTAGATTGTGAGCGCAGTTTTTCAATTATATTAAAAAGAAGTCCTACTTGATCAAGTTTACCAATTTTACGTGGAAATTCAGCTGTAATTTTTGGTAACAGTGATGATACGAAGTCAGAAAATGAATATATTTCGGGAAGTATGCACGGTTTAGGAAGTTTTTCAGATGCTGCAAGTGCTTTTTTAAGATAACGGGCAGGGCGATGATGCGGGACAATCACCGTTACAGCACTTAAATCTCCATTTGATTCATCTATTATTATATCACTCAAATTTTCAATGAAGTCTTCTTTCCATGAAATGATCTGGATTGGTCTACGATTACTCATAAGGTCACCTCTTTGGTGAATTTACCATCAAGGTAGACCAGCAGACCGCGTAATTCCTTTGCATTTCCGAACATTTTTTTTAACAACTTCAAATACCTTTTGACCTGTTTTTCATTTTCGGGACTAGGTTTACCTGTTTTGTATTCCACTACCAAGGCTCTTTTTTCTTCCAGCAGCAGGAGGTCTGCCCTATGGGTTTCACCTTTTTCATCCATAATGGCTACTTCAGGTCTGCCGATTTGGATAGCGGTACGGATGTCATCAATGGTTAAGGCCCATAGGGCCATGGCCGTGATTTCCGGTACAAGTTCATCATGTTCTTCAGTAACTGCAGGGAATTTTGCAAATGCAGCTTCAGCACTTTTTAAACAATCGGCGGCATCATTTCCGGTCAGGATCAAATTTTCCATGGCATTGTGGGCCAGTTCTCCTCGCATGCGTGCGTCATATGAGTAATCCTCAAGATTATGCCTGTATACCCGCAGTCTAGGTAGCCAGCTCATGAGTTCCTGCGTGGGGAGTTCCGTTCCTGATTCAGGCTTACACATCTCTTCAGCTTTGGAAGTGTTGTCAGCTAAGGGGCCTGTTTCTTTTACAGCTTTAATTGCAGTGGGTTTGATTCCATATTCCAGTATTCCCAGATCATCAAATTTTCCTTCAAGAATTATTTCAATTGCTGAGAGAGCCGGGGTTATGTTTTTCATTTTTTCAGATGGCAGGAATCCATATAATTCATCACCGGCACGGGTCCATGCCACATATAGAAGGTTGAGCTGCTCGGTAAACATGCGGGTGCGGTTCTCATAATATACATCACCGAGAGCACTGCTCATGGGGGTAAGCATTTTTCTGCCTTCAATTTCTACGTCAGTGAAAGTTGTGTCCGACCCTGAGACTGACCAGTTGTGAAAGGGGACTATAATAACCGGAAACTCCAGTCCCTTGGATTTATGAATGGTCATTATGCGTACAGCATTAACTGATTCAGGCAGGGGCACTTTCTCTTCTGCAGATGAAAGCTCCCAGAAATCCAGAAACGATGCCAGTGATGTTCCTCGTTTTTCTTCTGCCAGATGAACAACCTCAAGAAAACGTCGGATATACAGTTCGTCTTGAGGATTATTTTCAATAAGTTGAAATCTGGAAACCATTTCACTGCCAAGATCATATGGAGTCATCAGCCCTGATTTGCGAAGGAAAGGCGAAATATGTTCTTTCCAGAAATCAGGGTATTTTTCAGCAAAGCGACGATAGAGAGGTCCTTTATCTCTATCTGCCAGCCACTTGAATAATTCTTCATGTTTGATATTTGAGATTTTTTGAAAAATTTCTTTTCCACAAATAAATTCAAGAAAAGCCAGATCGTCCTGCGGGTAATCAAGAAATTTAAGCAGTGAAACTATCTGCCTGATCACCGGGTGGCGGTCGAGCTGTAAACTGTTTTCAGTAATAACCGGAATAGATTTTTCCACCAGCCAGTCACAGGCAAGCTGGGCATGTGTATTTGACCGGACCAGTACGCAGATGTCCCTATACTGGCGGCGTGGCAGCAATTCATCTATGAGCAGATCAAAATTGCGGCGTGTTTCATTGACTATTTCAGGTGCTGTTTCTGCAAATACCTTGCGCAGCCTTACATAACCACCATCTCTGTTTTGATCAGGAGGCAGTTTTTGTGATGCATTTTCAAATGAGAAAGAAATTTTCTGGGCAAGGTCAATCTGCTGTTCTTCAGGACCGTTGGGATAAAGTATTTCTGCGATGTCCATGGAGAGGTCGTAATCCGCAAGTGCATCAAAAAAAGAATTGTTGAACCCTATGATATGTTCAAGACTGCGCCAGTTGTACTCCAGATTTCCGGGGGTAAGGTCTGAAAGATTCGCAATCTCCTGATCTTCGGCTATTGCATCAAATAGTTCAGAGCGCCCGCCACGCCAGCTGTAAATTGCCTGCTTCACATCGCCTACATAAAAAAGACTGCCTCGTTTGGAAAGGCACTCTACAGCCAGAGGAGCCATGGCGTTCCATTGGTCAAGACTGGTATCTTGAAATTCATCAATAAGCAGATGATGCAATCGTGAGCCCATACGGCAAAATGCGTCCGGAAGTGCGCTGCCTCCCTGCAGAACATAGCTGGCAACCTTTGGCAGGTCGGCAGAAAGAAGCATACCGTTTCGAGTCTGATATTCAATGATGTCAGCTCTGATTTCTTCAACAATGCGCACAAAAGGAGCTAATGCATATGCACCCCGCAGAATCATGGATTGATCACGATATGCATTATGGGCTTCTTTTAACCCTGTATAAATTTTTTCGTGATATGAGTTAATACTGTCTTTTGATTTCTTCAGCAGACAATCTTTAAAGCTGTCCTTTGCTATCATGGCTGATTCTTTTGCTTCACCCATAAAATCAATACCGGATGCATGGTCCAGATAATTATTGAAATGTGACGACGCAGCCAGCTTGTCGGTCTTAATCAACTCCGACATAATGGAAATTGATTTCTTGAATTTATCGAAATGACCTTGCAGCAACTCTGCAATTTCTTCCTGATCGGTCATGCGTTCGGCTGGGTTATCGATTACGTGTTCAAGAATTGAAATTAATCTAAATTTCATTTGTTCGGCAAGCCAGAAACCTTGCTTGCTTTCTCGTAAAACAAGGCTGTCCACAGCATCATCCATAAGTTTTTTGCGGACAGCATCTCCTTCTTCGCATTGTGTCAGAAATTTATTAAAGTTCGGCTCGAATAAGGTTGAAGGTTCAAAAAGCAGTTCAAATTCTGGACTGAGACCTAATTCCAGTGCAAAAATTCGGACCAGCAGATTGAGCAGGCTGTCAATGGTACGAATATTAAGACGATTATATCTTTGCAGAATAGGAATAAGCTGTTTACGTGCTGCCTCCGGTGACCAGTCACGGCCAAGTCCATCTCCCTGAATATTTAATGCTCTGTTTTTAAGTGACCGAACAACACGTTCTTTCATCTCTGCTGCAGCTTTATTTGTAAAAGTAACAGCCATAATTTCGGGCCAGCAGTATCCGCGGCCCTGAGAACTTTTGCAGACCGGAATAGAATCTTCTTCCTGTGCTCCTGCAAGCAGAGAAAGGAAACGGGCAGTCAGTTCATATGTTTTGCCTGATCCGGCAGAGGCTTTTACCTGTTTTAACATTGTGATCCTTTTAATATGGTATATCTGATCTTATTTATTTTGAATAAATCCGGTAACTGCCACCTGAATTTATCGCAGGGGCACTATTGAAATATTGCTTTTTGAGCAGTTTATTTTAGGCGGACTTCATTAAGTGGAGTTGGCATAATCATGTTGTGCGAAAAATGCTATATATTATCAGAAACTTTTTCCGTTTTGGATAATTTGTAACTGGATATGAACAGCTCTATCCTTTTTTCCATTACGATCATAAGTACAGAAGAAATGATCAAGGCACTGCCCAGATATCCGGTCCAGTCGAAGCTTTCATTCCACCACAACCATGCCAGAATTGCCGCAATTACAGGTTCGATGGTGGCAATTACAGAAGCAGCTGTTGCTTCGAGGTATTTTAATCCGGCGTAGTACACGGAGTATGCACCATATGTACAGATAAGTGCCAGTGCGATAAGGCTCCCCCACGAAATTGGAGTTTTATGAGTGAATTCAAAGAATGGAGTTAGACATATTGCCCCGATTGGCAGTGCATATAAAAATATAGTCGGAGTCGTGTAACGGGCGAATAATGTCTTTCCATAGATGTAATATAGAGCGTAGGTGAATCCAGATGTCAGACCACAGACTATGCCGAACCATGTAAAATTCATTTCTTTTCCGGTTCCAAGAATCTGGGGCCCGAGGGAGACGCAGGCTACTCCGGTGATTGTTATGACCAGAGCAGTTATTTTGAGCGGTCCCATCCTTTCACCCAGAAGTAACCATGACATGACTGCAACCCACGCCGGGGCCGTGTAAAGAAGTACCGAGGCCAGCGCTGCTCCTGCATCTTGAACTGCCAGTTGGTATGAACCATAGAAAATGGTTATTCCTACGATACCGAATCCGATTATTTGTGGCAGGTCTTTTACTGCTATTTTAATTTGACCTATACGGCAGGCATGGACAGCGAAAAGCATCCATGCGAAAATAGCACGCCAGAATGCATTTTCAAGGGGATTAATTCCTTGTTCTATGGGGAATTTTGAGATGGGACCTATTAGTCCCCACATGACCGCAGCGCTGAGTATGAAAATACAACCTTTAATGTTCACGGAAATCCCTCAATAATTAAGATACATAATTAATAAAGATATACTGGAATGGAACAGACTGCGTGTCTGTGTTGAAATAGTTAGATTCTAAATATCAAAAGTGCTCTAGAAAGTTGTAAGCTGTTTCGTTTCCAGCGTAAAGCCTGACTGGACATTTTGAGTACTAATTAAAGGTATATATTTTGGATAAAAAAAAATTGAATGAAATTGATATGACCGAGGTAAATGATGCTGATGAAGGTTTGCGTCTGGATAAATATTTACTGAAAATGCTTCCTAGTAGCGGGCTGCGGGAGCGTAGGCGGCTTATAGAAAATGGACTGGTCACAGTTAATGGCCGTTCCTGCCGTTCAGGTTTGAAAATGTTCAGCGGAGCAAAAGTAGTTCTTTTTGATTCTCAGAAAAAACAGTGCTTTGCTGATGTTGTATCATCCCTTTCGATAATCAGTGAGACTGCTGAGTTCGCGGCATTGTTTAAACCTGAAAATATGCACTCTGCAGCAATAGCTGGAAGTCCTGAACCTTCAATTGAAGATTGCCTATCAGAGGTTTTTCCCGATAGAGGGGCGATTCTCGCTAACAGACTTGATAAATTAACCTCTGGTATTCTGCTCATTGCATTCGGTGTGGAGCAGGAAAACCGATTCCGCGAACTTGAAGATCAAGGTAAGGCAGGGAAGTTCTATCTGGCTAAAGTATACGGGAAACCGGAAGATGATTTTATAGTAAAAAATAAACTTGATACGGCTGACCGCTTGCGTACAAAAGTATTGGATGAGCAGGGGGATTCCGTTCGATGGAGTAGAGCTGAAATCGTTGATTCATTTTATGATGGAACTACTTTACTTCGAGTGCAGATTGCTAAGGGAGCCCGGCATCAGATACGGGCACATCTTGCTCATGCTGGATTCCCGATTGTAGGCGATCCAGTATATGGAGATGAGCATGAGCAGGGACGGATGTATCTGCATCATGAGCGGATATCATTTTCAGGATTTGAAGCGAAGTGTTCTGCTCAGTGGGATTAGGATTTAGACTTCTATAACAAAAAAAATACATAAATTAGAAATCCCCTTGCAGCACTGCTCCAAGGGGATTTTTGTATCTAATAAATCAGATGGCTAAGAAATTAGTAATGCTTTAGCAAAGTCCTCTCCGTTAAAGGGTCTGAGGTCTTCCATCTTTTCACCAAGACCTACGTAGGTGATAGGTAGTTTATGCTGCATAGTCACCGCTATCATGACACCGCCTTTGGCTGTTCCGTCAAGCTTGGTGAGGATCAGTTCGTCAACGCCGATGGATTCGTTGAATATTTTTGTTTGAGAGAGAGCATTCTGTCCTGTTGTGGCATCGATTACCAGTATGCTGCGGTGCGGTGCTTCATCATGTTTTTTACCAAGGACACGTCTTATTTTATGCAATTCTTCCATCAGGTTGGCTTTATTGTGCAGCCTTCCGGCTGTATCGAGCAGCATAAGATCATAGCCATTTTTAACAGCGTAATCGATAGCTTCATAGGCAACTGCTGCAGGGTCTGAACCTTCGCCTTTGGCAAAGAATCCTGCTCCGACGCGTTTGGCCCATACTTCAAGCTGCCCGATTGCCGCGGCCCTGAATGTATCACCTGCAACAATTAGAACCTTGCGGCCCTGCATCTGAGCGCGATGCGCCAGTTTAGCTATAGTTGTTGTTTTACCAACACCGTTTACGCCGATCATCATCACAACTTCCGGCGGGTTATATGCTTTGATACGTCTTGGAACTTTAAAAATATCGTCAATTTCATCGCGTAACAGATCTTTGAAATTTTCTGGATTAGTTTCGCCTGCTTTGCGGATTCTATCTTTCATGCGATCAACAAGTTCAGTCGTAGCCTCAAAACCTACGTCAGCCATGATCAGTATCTCTTCAAATTCTTCCCAGAAATCATCATCAAATGCTGAATGGCTGGAAAGCAAAGAGTCAATGCGCTTGGTAATCTGCTCTCGTGTCTTAGTTAATCCTTCGGAAAGTTTAATGAACAGGCGGCTGCGTTCATCTTCTTCATCCTCAAGTTCAAGGGCAAGAGCCAGACGGTACTGGAGTTCGGAACGGAATTCTTCCACATACTCGTAGTCCATCTCTTCAAGCCATTCTTTGAATCGAATGACGAAGTCATCAGCTTCATTTTTTGGGGCTTCAAGGGCTTCGAGTAGAAAATGCAGACGATTCCAGAGATCTTCTCCAGCTTCTTCAATATCTTCCAGAATTAAGCCGAGCCACACGGAAAGGCGTGGTTCAGCCTGCTGCAGAGATTTAGTCAGATCACGCTGCCACTGAGGTTTTTCTTCATCTGACTGAGTAGCACCTGCGACGACCGGTTCAATAATTCTGGCTTTCCCTGTTTCTGGAACAGAGGGCTGCTGAGGCTTTGGTTCTGTAGTTTCAGTATGTTTACCTGTGTCATCAGTAATCGGATCAACTCTTTCAGGAGTAGGTTCTACCTTAGTGACTTCAACAGTGGGCTGCTGAGGTTTTGATTCCCGTATGGTCTTATCTGCGGATGAAATTGGGGGCTCTACGGAAGTTTCGATTTTCGGGGCAGCGACTTCCTCCGGCAGGTGTACAGGTTCAGGCCGGGTTGAAATTTCAGTTTCAGCTGGAGCTTTCGATTCTATCTTTTCTTCATGTACCGGTTCTGGAGTTGTTTCAACAATCGGCTCAGGTATGGACTCCTGTTCTGTTTTTAGTTCAACATCATCAACTTTTTTTTCCTGCTGATAATCATCACCAAGAAAGTCTTTAAGAGCTTTATCAGCTCTATCTTCCGGGCTGGTCCACAATTTTTTTACTTTAGAAAAGAATCCCATTAAAATCCCCTTTGAAATCTATTTTGAGCAGGCGAAGATAGCGTAGTCAGTCCAGATTCGCAACTGTATGACTTTAACCTTTTTTCTTTGGAGCAGATTAAGAATAAGGCTGAATTATCGTTCGTCTAGTGTTCATATAATTAATGATGGATTCAGAGTTACAATTTATAGACCCGCATATATTTAAATAATGTATAAGTTTGTTGAAATTTGGTCGTCTAGCGGATACATATTTTGCAAAACGAAATGATTGGAGACTTTTTATGAAAAGAACAAGCGTAAAAGATGCTTTGAATGCGAAAGAATCTGTTTCTGATATTTTGGTCAAAGGCTGGGTCCGGACCAAACGGGATAATAAGGGCTTTTCCTTTTTGGAGATTAACGATGGTTCATGCCTTAAAAATATTCAGGCTATCATCGACCATACACCTGAAATTGAGGCTGAACTCGAAAAAGTATCAACCGGAGCATCAGTAAGTGTTGGCGGTGAACTTGTAGAGTCTCCTGGTAAAGGGCAGAAATGGGAAGTTCGCGGCACTTCTATTGAACTGCTCGGCGCAGCTGATCCAGGGACTTTTCCTCTTCAGAAAAAACGTCATTCTGACGAATTTTTACGTACAATTGCTCACTTAAGACCCCGTACTAACAAGTTCGGAGCTATGTTTCGTATCCGTTCTGAGTTGTCTTACGCTATCCATAAATTTTTTCGTGATAAGGGCTTTTTCTACGTTCATACTCCAATTATTACTGGCTCAGACTGTGAAGGTGCCGGCGAGATGTTTCGGGTGACGTCTCTTGATCATGATTCTCTGTCAAAACTTAAGAAAGAAGATCAAGGTTCAAGTGATTTTTTCGGTCAGGAATCTCATTTAACAGTTTCCGGCCAGCTGTCAGCTGAAATGTATGCTTTGGCTCTTGGACAGGTTTATACCTTCGGTCCTACTTTTCGCGCTGAAAAATCCAATACTCCCCGGCATGCTGCTGAGTTCTGGATGATAGAACCTGAAGTTGCCTTCGCTGATCTTAATGACAATATGGATCTCGGCGAAGAAATGGTAAAATACCTCATCAATCATATTCTTGAGAAATGCGCTGATGATATTGAGTTATTTGCAAAGTTTGTTGACAAAACCTTGATGGATACTCTTAAAAATACTCTGGATAACGAATTTGTGAGAATTTCTTATACTGATGCTGTAGACCTTTTGCAGCGTTGTAAAAAGGCTAAAAAGTTCGAATTCTGGCCTGAATATGGTGAAGATCTGCAAACTGAACATGAAAGATATCTTACAGAGAAGCATTTCAAGAAGCCTGTAATCGTTTATGATTATCCCAAAGAAATTAAGCCGTTCTATATGCGTGTGAACGATGATAATAAGACTGTAGCCGCTATGGATCTGCTTGTTCCCAGAATAGGTGAACTGGTCGGCGGTTCTCAGCGTGAGGAAAGGCTTGATGTATTGGAAAGCCGGATTGCTGAAACAGGTATGGAGTCAGAAGATTACTGGTGGTATCTTGATTCCCGCCGTTTTGGAACAGCTCCTCATGCCGGATTTGGAATGGGCTTTGAACGTATGCTCATGCTCCTCACCGGAGTTACTAATATACGTGACGTAATCCCTTTCCCCAGAACTCCTAAAAATCTCGAATTCTAAATAATATTAAGCAGGGCCCTGGCAATTTTAGATAACTCTTAATAGTTGTTATATTTATACAAGAGATATTCCATGCCAGTAATTGATAGGATTAGTTTCTAGCTTAAAGGAAAGCTTAAAAATGAATATTCAAATACAAGAGATGCATTTACACGAAGTGGGAAATGCCGTTGATTTTATTTTAAATATTTTCGATCAATGTGTTGCGAATAGCTTTTCTGAAGAAGGGAGTAATGAGTTTAGAAAATATACCAACAACAAAGCTATGCTAGAGAGATTTTCGTCAGGAGCCCTCTTTTTTACAGCAAAGATATCAGGGAAACTCGTTGGGATTGCTGAGATTAGAAATTATCGTCATCTGGGGCTATTGTTTGTCGATCCCGATTTTCAAAAGCAGGGAATTGGTAAAGTTTTGATCGATAAAATCGTATTTGAATGCGTAAAGCATGGTAGAGGAAGTGTTATTACGGTTAATTCATCTCTGAACGCGTTGGATTTTTACCAAAAGATGGGGTTTATTGTTCAAGATGAAGAGAAGGTTATGAATGGAATTCGTTTTATTCCAATGAGCCTGTTGATTCATGAAAAGAATTCCAATCTTGGTTTGTAAAGTTCGTATGCATGCATTTTAGGCACATTTTTTTTCGTACAATATGATTACTATTCCCCGCTACATACACAAAGTAAAAGATATTCCAAGTATTTCTTTGGATGGACTTACTTTTGTCCAATACAGGAGACAGGAATCAGAAATGAGACACGAGATTTGTGTGTCTCAGCATTCTCTTGTTTTTGTTTTGTCAGGAACTAAATATATTCACTCTGCTGAAGGGGATATTGTCATAAAAAGCGGGGAGGCCTTTTTTACACGGAAGGGCTGCCATCTTATGTCTGAAATGATTCCTGATGAAGGAGGGGCTTTTGATACGATTCTGTTCTTTTTTGATGATTCCATGTTTTCAGATTTTATCGAGTCTTTAGCTGGACGTCATGAAACTGATAGTTCAGATAAAGCGGTGTTTAGAATTAAAGTCAGTGAACCTATCAATATATTTCTGTCA
Coding sequences within it:
- the ftsY gene encoding signal recognition particle-docking protein FtsY encodes the protein MGFFSKVKKLWTSPEDRADKALKDFLGDDYQQEKKVDDVELKTEQESIPEPIVETTPEPVHEEKIESKAPAETEISTRPEPVHLPEEVAAPKIETSVEPPISSADKTIRESKPQQPTVEVTKVEPTPERVDPITDDTGKHTETTEPKPQQPSVPETGKARIIEPVVAGATQSDEEKPQWQRDLTKSLQQAEPRLSVWLGLILEDIEEAGEDLWNRLHFLLEALEAPKNEADDFVIRFKEWLEEMDYEYVEEFRSELQYRLALALELEDEEDERSRLFIKLSEGLTKTREQITKRIDSLLSSHSAFDDDFWEEFEEILIMADVGFEATTELVDRMKDRIRKAGETNPENFKDLLRDEIDDIFKVPRRIKAYNPPEVVMMIGVNGVGKTTTIAKLAHRAQMQGRKVLIVAGDTFRAAAIGQLEVWAKRVGAGFFAKGEGSDPAAVAYEAIDYAVKNGYDLMLLDTAGRLHNKANLMEELHKIRRVLGKKHDEAPHRSILVIDATTGQNALSQTKIFNESIGVDELILTKLDGTAKGGVMIAVTMQHKLPITYVGLGEKMEDLRPFNGEDFAKALLIS
- a CDS encoding UvrD-helicase domain-containing protein, with protein sequence MLKQVKASAGSGKTYELTARFLSLLAGAQEEDSIPVCKSSQGRGYCWPEIMAVTFTNKAAAEMKERVVRSLKNRALNIQGDGLGRDWSPEAARKQLIPILQRYNRLNIRTIDSLLNLLVRIFALELGLSPEFELLFEPSTLFEPNFNKFLTQCEEGDAVRKKLMDDAVDSLVLRESKQGFWLAEQMKFRLISILEHVIDNPAERMTDQEEIAELLQGHFDKFKKSISIMSELIKTDKLAASSHFNNYLDHASGIDFMGEAKESAMIAKDSFKDCLLKKSKDSINSYHEKIYTGLKEAHNAYRDQSMILRGAYALAPFVRIVEEIRADIIEYQTRNGMLLSADLPKVASYVLQGGSALPDAFCRMGSRLHHLLIDEFQDTSLDQWNAMAPLAVECLSKRGSLFYVGDVKQAIYSWRGGRSELFDAIAEDQEIANLSDLTPGNLEYNWRSLEHIIGFNNSFFDALADYDLSMDIAEILYPNGPEEQQIDLAQKISFSFENASQKLPPDQNRDGGYVRLRKVFAETAPEIVNETRRNFDLLIDELLPRRQYRDICVLVRSNTHAQLACDWLVEKSIPVITENSLQLDRHPVIRQIVSLLKFLDYPQDDLAFLEFICGKEIFQKISNIKHEELFKWLADRDKGPLYRRFAEKYPDFWKEHISPFLRKSGLMTPYDLGSEMVSRFQLIENNPQDELYIRRFLEVVHLAEEKRGTSLASFLDFWELSSAEEKVPLPESVNAVRIMTIHKSKGLEFPVIIVPFHNWSVSGSDTTFTDVEIEGRKMLTPMSSALGDVYYENRTRMFTEQLNLLYVAWTRAGDELYGFLPSEKMKNITPALSAIEIILEGKFDDLGILEYGIKPTAIKAVKETGPLADNTSKAEEMCKPESGTELPTQELMSWLPRLRVYRHNLEDYSYDARMRGELAHNAMENLILTGNDAADCLKSAEAAFAKFPAVTEEHDELVPEITAMALWALTIDDIRTAIQIGRPEVAIMDEKGETHRADLLLLEEKRALVVEYKTGKPSPENEKQVKRYLKLLKKMFGNAKELRGLLVYLDGKFTKEVTL
- a CDS encoding GNAT family N-acetyltransferase, which translates into the protein MNIQIQEMHLHEVGNAVDFILNIFDQCVANSFSEEGSNEFRKYTNNKAMLERFSSGALFFTAKISGKLVGIAEIRNYRHLGLLFVDPDFQKQGIGKVLIDKIVFECVKHGRGSVITVNSSLNALDFYQKMGFIVQDEEKVMNGIRFIPMSLLIHEKNSNLGL
- a CDS encoding PD-(D/E)XK nuclease family protein, which translates into the protein MSNRRPIQIISWKEDFIENLSDIIIDESNGDLSAVTVIVPHHRPARYLKKALAASEKLPKPCILPEIYSFSDFVSSLLPKITAEFPRKIGKLDQVGLLFNIIEKLRSQSTGMLSKLPTDLQQFFPWGTRLASLLDELLRQDIKPRNLNMLQGEVLDWAAALLEEIEIIYVRYLEELDRRDWTTSGLESKSLVANFDKLEEALKGRKLYLAGFYGLSGVEDMFFHYLWEQMQMEIIWHSDPALAEGAKSHFAVKEHLHWLHNWKAEAVSNHSSENSHTLPELKFFEGFDRHSQLSAMRDELCSGEINGCAVVLPDTSLLLPVMHHLPEQDVNISMGYPLGRSALNGLLEAILKLQENRSGNTFHWKDILALIRHPYLKMLEVNEEQPLRTIFHQWENQLRNGAPYADPNDFVPVYSDENGNLVDNPDSTEELRSEVLRVCIDGFKDIETLSELADSMQDMAEMLRQRGGTLWNRYLLDSECLFRLMNEVIPELRESFISNEIFGQSLSFSIFRQLLASQRVSFEPDPISGMQVLGMLESRLLNFKRTFILDTVDDKLPGTDPYDPLLPDQLRHLLDLPDSRERESVATYNFYRLIMGSEESCIFYQSGIQPGLLDSKSVRSRFVEQLLWKLEQQRKKIITPSENFPLKAINFPVGAIVNTPAEIPKEPVAGKLENLLKFKGLSPSAIDCYVGCPKNFFFRYLSNVHETDTVDQDGDRAGFGELIHSVLKDFLAPHLNKEICGKDMDTRELNDLFMQRLERDSLYCNLPYDIKKSLEQAGQNRLSLFLKNLKPTTIVELESDSHGMLDMDKFPVKIHGRIDRVDIRNAERYVLDYKTGRLHLPRKSFWDDESIWTPVLNDPTAIYFDGINFLEKIKQSADSLQLPLYLLMDHHTSLELPKQAALVELVKDGHEKGLFDSKVSEEDREEIIETKIPALTTLIINNMLKENTFKAIRSGQCQWCSYREACGA
- a CDS encoding DMT family transporter — its product is MNIKGCIFILSAAVMWGLIGPISKFPIEQGINPLENAFWRAIFAWMLFAVHACRIGQIKIAVKDLPQIIGFGIVGITIFYGSYQLAVQDAGAALASVLLYTAPAWVAVMSWLLLGERMGPLKITALVITITGVACVSLGPQILGTGKEMNFTWFGIVCGLTSGFTYALYYIYGKTLFARYTTPTIFLYALPIGAICLTPFFEFTHKTPISWGSLIALALICTYGAYSVYYAGLKYLEATAASVIATIEPVIAAILAWLWWNESFDWTGYLGSALIISSVLMIVMEKRIELFISSYKLSKTEKVSDNI
- a CDS encoding RluA family pseudouridine synthase — its product is MNEIDMTEVNDADEGLRLDKYLLKMLPSSGLRERRRLIENGLVTVNGRSCRSGLKMFSGAKVVLFDSQKKQCFADVVSSLSIISETAEFAALFKPENMHSAAIAGSPEPSIEDCLSEVFPDRGAILANRLDKLTSGILLIAFGVEQENRFRELEDQGKAGKFYLAKVYGKPEDDFIVKNKLDTADRLRTKVLDEQGDSVRWSRAEIVDSFYDGTTLLRVQIAKGARHQIRAHLAHAGFPIVGDPVYGDEHEQGRMYLHHERISFSGFEAKCSAQWD
- the asnS gene encoding asparagine--tRNA ligase, with product MKRTSVKDALNAKESVSDILVKGWVRTKRDNKGFSFLEINDGSCLKNIQAIIDHTPEIEAELEKVSTGASVSVGGELVESPGKGQKWEVRGTSIELLGAADPGTFPLQKKRHSDEFLRTIAHLRPRTNKFGAMFRIRSELSYAIHKFFRDKGFFYVHTPIITGSDCEGAGEMFRVTSLDHDSLSKLKKEDQGSSDFFGQESHLTVSGQLSAEMYALALGQVYTFGPTFRAEKSNTPRHAAEFWMIEPEVAFADLNDNMDLGEEMVKYLINHILEKCADDIELFAKFVDKTLMDTLKNTLDNEFVRISYTDAVDLLQRCKKAKKFEFWPEYGEDLQTEHERYLTEKHFKKPVIVYDYPKEIKPFYMRVNDDNKTVAAMDLLVPRIGELVGGSQREERLDVLESRIAETGMESEDYWWYLDSRRFGTAPHAGFGMGFERMLMLLTGVTNIRDVIPFPRTPKNLEF